Below is a genomic region from Rosa chinensis cultivar Old Blush chromosome 5, RchiOBHm-V2, whole genome shotgun sequence.
TTGCTAGGATTTAAGAACCCTCACCAACCAGCCTCAAATCGGTCACCATTTTTACTTCCTCTTTCATTTAACCTCCCCAACCACTTCATCCCCGACATCAAAGCgacaaaaccctaaattttaaaTTGCAGACCCAGACAAAAaccccaaaaaacaaaacacatcAAACACCCCAAGCCCAGACAATACCATATAAAGCCATAAACAATACATAGGATTCCACCAGATTCGAGTAAAATGGAATAACTTTTTCGAGGGGGGGGGGACCATTTTTTTTACTTGAGTACTTCGGTGGATCCCCATCAAGTCGAAAGTATCTCCAGCATCTACCCACCATCTTACACTTCTTGGCTTTCTCTGTTTCGCTTCAGACATTCGAATCTCTGTACAAAAGTGAAACAGAGAGCGACAGTTCCGAGAttcggagagagagagttttaacTTTCCCTTCGAGATATAACAGACAACGGGGTAGAAACTGATCGAGTGAAAAAGAAGGGGAAAACGACTTAGGTTAAACTCACACAGACGAAAGGACCAAAGTACCCTCCCccgtttgaattttgaattgctCCGTAACGGAGGTAACGACCATATATACTAATCTTCGGTTGGGCAAAAAAcctcaggtaccaaagtgatatttttcgAAGTTCAGGTATCAAAATTTATAACGcggaaaagttcaggtaccgtACGGACTATTTTCCCTTATTTTACTTTCCATTTTGTCTTTCATTAATTTAAGTCTCAAATACGAAGAGATTGCCAAGCTTACTTTCTTGTTGCTTAAATGTACAAGTAGTTAGATACTGTGGAGGACGAGGGTCGATGTGTAAACCACTACGTCTCCAGTTCTTCCCACATTGCTAGAAGTCCTAGCTGAAGTACTTTACCCCCCTCAATGCTCAATGCTCACTAGCTTTCACAAAAAATTCTAGGCTCAAACTATAAcctgtaaaaacaaaaaagtgaCTGATCTTAACCCGACTTCTTAAACCGGTTCCGGATACCCTATTTACCCGAACACATTCCTTGTTTAGCAGCACTAGCAAACAGTCATTTTCCACAAAGCCAAACTCCTTATTTTCTCGTTAAGAAAGAGAAGTAGAGAACAGAGTGGAATCAATGACTTCAATGAGAGCAATAGCATATTCACCATCCCAAAAATGGGACTCCAAATTCCAAACCCATCTCCCAAAACACTCAAACACACCCATCAACACCAACCAAATCCCCAATTCAACCCCACAAGACACCCGCCACTTCCCTGCTTCTCCCTAGACTCAccaaaatcccaaaacccaCTGACCCCAATCACCACCACAACGGCACAACCCGACCGCTTGTGGTGGTGGGCTCAGCCAATGCAGACATCCATGTTGAGATTGAGAGACACCCCAAGGAGGGCGAGACCATCTCAGCCAAAACCGGTCAGACCCTGGCTGGGGGAAAAGGAGCCAACCAGGCTGCCTGTGGTGGCAAGCCGGCTTACCCAACCTACTTTGTGGGCCAGGTGGGTGAGGATGCCCATGGCAAACTGGTCATTGAGGCCCTCAGGGGTGGTGGGGTCCACCTGGATCACCTGACTAGTGTGGCTGCTGCGCGCACCCACTGGGCCTGCTGTGGTGATGTTGCAGGGTGATGGGCAGAACTCCATTATCATTGTGGGTGGTGCCAACATGAAGTGTTGGCCGGAGAGCCTGAGTGATGAGGATTTGAGGGTTGTCAAGAGTGCTGGGATTGTTTTGCTTCAGAGGGAGATTCCAGAAGTGGTCAACATTCAGGTTGGAAAGGTCGATCAGGTAATTGAATGATACACTTTCGGTTTTATATGATATCGTCGTGTTGTGTTAGATTGGGAGCATTTGATCTTACTGGGTGTGACAGCATGCAAATGCAAATGTTAATGCCCTGCGATGACGGGGATTGATCAgagttttagacttttagtaGTACTGAGTGGTCGTACGTTGGAAATAGCTTACATTAATTAGTGCATTAGACTAGTTGTATTTTAAGAGAGATTAGCAATTAGTTGGTTGGCGTACGTCAGTGTGCCCAGTCATATACATGTGATGATTTGAAGTGTATGTAGTATGTAACCGTCCTCTAGAAGAATTACTCAATGCGATTTTCAAAGGACTCATTctgtcaaaaactcaaaatcaaaacctggtAGCCATGCATGTATGTCCTTCATTCTAATTTGGTCAAAGAAAGGACCAGTGGACAACTAAAAAGaattttctttgaataattcattACAAACTTCCTAAAAAGAATTTGTGCTAAGACAACTTGTTTCGTTTGTCATGATCAAGGGCCGCAGAAGAAACCAATAAAGTAATAAACAATATGAAGGGAAAATCACAGGAGAAAATCTTATTTGGGCCCTTACAAAAATCATGTGAAGCTAATAATGTACTACATCTGTTTGCCAAACTTCAAAGCAAAATAATCACATTGCTGAATTTGGAGACAATTACAAAAATTTGGGACCATTGTGATAAGTGCGTAGTTGTTTTACTCACGTACAAATATATGCATATGCTTTTCCACAGAGGGTGATGGCCGGTTGTCTTACAATTCTACCACtcaatatttataaaaaaaaaaaatcataatttcaCATTTTAAAATCGGTGGTTTTGAACTTTAAATAACAATTAATAAACATTGTCATGACAAATCATTTCATCGTAATTAAGTAGATTTCTAATTTGTATGGATatgtgacgcagtcggattgataactaggtttaccagcaataaacctaacaaaatgattctggagtccaccagagataaaagagaaaatctctattttattgattaaaagttgaaagatcCATTCTGCAGCCGCAagtaagagaaaagtaccctagggtgactaacaacgaaaccctaaggcccatggataaaaacgaaaacaacccaaaaataactaggaaaaccaaaaacgggtcaaatagaaaaatgcagttttgaggccctaaacgatcccGAAAGCCTGAAAAATACAACAGCTCATAGCTAAGCAatgagtcttgtttctggcgcgattccctttccggaaaggtaaggtaCGTCTCAATCAGACACCGAGCTGCTGTTtcctgtctactagtcacttttcgttttcctcctttagcacgatctAACTGTTCCTCAAATTGGGCTGCCATCCGCTCTgcatcaatatgtgtgcacatgagtattttcttttaaatttttctcagagaaaatacaaaaagaatAATTGGAAAGTCGAAAACCCTTCCCAGTTGCCACTCTCCACATACGTACGAAAGGAATACACAATCTCATTTGCCTAGTCCTAGATGCTTTTGGTTAATTGTTCTTAATTTTTCTTACTGACGCTGATAGGTCTAACTTCTTGCACTACAAGCAATTGAGCAACGCTAGCTGACGCTGATTATACGGACTCATACATACATTGGCCAAATAAAATGCTGCTACGTACTCACTCATGGCGGTCTTGCTTGGTATCTTCCATGTGAACTAATCTTAAGTTGGACAATATTTGATCGCAGTAATTTGACCATTAGATCGAGTATTTCCAAGAAGCTAGACATGCAAGTCAATTACAAACAAAATTGGATGTCAATCTTTTCATGCCAAGTGGGAAGCTTTACTTCCCGGAAGTAATGGGGACAATCGACTTCATCTTCGTCGTTGGATCACGTAGTTAACCCATTGTTCAACAAGAGCTAGCCACAGCACGGATACCAGTCTTCCTTCTCCTATAAAAGGACTACTGGTATTCTATAACTTTATCAAGCAATACAATTTGTAAACTATTATTCGATCTGTTACCATTACTGGCTAGAAGGAATACTAGTATAAAGTACTAGTGCCATGGCCTTTTTACACTGGCGGATGCAAATGATGAAACTCTCTTTGGTGATATTATTGGCAGCTGTAACAACAAGAGCAGCAGCTGATCAAGCCCTACATGGTTGTGCAGAAAAGTGCGGTGATATAACAATCCCATATCCATTTGGGATAGGCGATGGCTGCTACCTGCGTCCAGAATTCAACATCACTTGTAATGGACCCACCACACCCACGTCAACAAACTTTGCAAACAGTACCTATACTTTTCCCATGGCCATAGCTAACTTTTCCATTTCTGAGGGTGAGCTGCAAGTCATGCAGGCCGTAGCCCTAGATTGTTATGACAACAAGGGTGTAAAGATAGCCAACAGCACAAGTACGCTGGAGCTGCCGCCTTCTTATACCATCTCTGCAAAAAACAAGTTCTTTCTCGTTGGCTGTAATAATGCAGCAATTTATGAAGGTCTACTTCAGTTCCCAGACCCAGATGAAGGAAGTGACTTCCAAGCAGCCGGGTTCACTGTGACCTTGTGTGTAAATGAGCTTGGCAAAGAGTTGCACGAGTCTTGTGACGGCTTTGGGTGTGCCCAAACTTCCATCCTTAGTGGACTCCAAAATATCACTGTGTCCTTGGATGCACTTGATGCTGATAACCGAACAGATTCGTGGAGCTTAAAGTACCTGTGCAGCTACGCATTCATTGTGGACGAAGGCAATTTCACATTCTCCCCGGAGAGAAGTTTCCAACAATTGAATACCACAAGGCAGCAACTTCCAGTACTTATTAACTGGGCGATTGGGGGCGAGCCATGTGAAGTAGCAAAGAAGAACCACAGTACTTATGCATGCAAAGAAAATACCACCTGTGTCGACCGAAGTACCATCACAAATGGTACGGTTGGTTACCTTTGCCACTGCTTGCCAGGTTAccatggaaatccgtaccttggTTGCCAAGGTAACTATGCACACCTTAGTGAAAGCTCAGTATGAGATTTACCTCATTGATCTGTCACATTATATAACCTTTTCATGatatcatttttttctttaatttttaatttttagataTCGATGAGTGCCAGGCTTCAACTAACCCCTGCCAGAATGGGAAGTGCATAAACTCACCTCCAGGAAATTATTCTTGTCAATGTAACGGAGGGTACAAAAACAAAGATCCAATAACTTGCGTTGAATATCCCAAAGCAAAGAACACTTCCCTGAAAATTTCATTGGGTGAGTacttatacatatatacacgTATATTGATTAGGTAGGGACACTTAATTCAGTAAGCCATATGTAATAATCTACCTTAGAAATTATTTTTGGTTGGGAGTTTTTAATCATGCATATCTATATTTTCAGGTCTCATTGTAGGATTCTTGGTTTTAGTTGTTTCAATGTCATGGATATATTggaaaatgaacaaaagaaggCTCATCAAACTCAAAGACAAGTACTTTAAAGAAAATGGCGGCTTAACATTACAGCAACGGCGCCTAGCTACTCATGGAGGAGGAGTGGAGACAACAAAAATCTTTACGGCTGAAGAGCTTAAGAAGGCAACGAACAATTATAATGCAGGTGAAATTCTTGGTGAAGGAGGCTACGGAACAGTTTACAAAGGAATATTGCCTGATAAAAGAGTTGTAGCCATCAAAAAGTCAAAACTGGGTGCCCCAACTCAAAGTGATCAATTTGTCAATGAGGTGACTATTCTTTCTCAAATCAACCATAGAAACGTGGTAAAATTATTAGGTTGTTGTTTCGAGACCGAAGTGCCTTTACTAGTATACGAGTACATCACCGGTGGAACTCTTTCTGAGCATGTATTCAAGAAAAGACAAAGATCTGTGCTTTCATGGGAATTACGACTGAAGATAGCATCAGAAACGGCAGGGGCACTTGCATACTTGCACTCCTCTACTTCCACTCCAATCATACATCGAGACGTGAAATCAACGAATATATTATTGGATGACAATTACACGGCCAAAGTGTCAGACTTTGGAGCTTCACGTTTCATTCCTATAGATCAAACTCAAGTAGCAACACTAGTGCAAGGGACACTTGGATACTTGGACCCTGAATACTGCCATTCAAACCAACTGACTGAAAAGAGTGATGTATATAGCTTTGGTGTTGTGCTAGCGGAGCTACTAACGACGAAAGTGGCAGTTTCTTTTGCTAGGCCCGAGGAAGAGAGAAACCTAGCAAGTTTGTTTATTTCTTCAATGGAAAAAGAATGCTTGAATCAAATTCTTGATGCTGAAATTCTGAATGAGAGGAATATGGAGACAATACGGCAAGTGGCGAATCTGGCGAAAAGATGTTTGAGGATAAAAGGAGAGGAAAGGCCTTTGATGAAAGAAGTAGCTATGGAGTTGGAGGGGATGAGAATTGAGGCAAAACATCCATGGAAATGTGGTAGTTCCTGCTCTGAGGGGACTGAGTACCTGTTAGGGTCATCCAATTCGAAGACTAATGTTGCGGATACTAAAGGTGAAGGTGTTTCTAGTGGTACGACCAGCGGGTATGCCAGTATGCAAATTCCGATGTTAATGTCACATGAACATGGGCGATAATTGATCAAACTTTTGGTTTAGTTTAGTGTTAAATATGTAATGCTCTGGTGCGTTAGGATTGTGTTATGCTTAGAATCCTTTAATCATTTTCTGTTGGTTTAGCTACAATTAATTGTAGAGTTTTTTCTTCATGTGACACGTGTTAGTAAGATAGTGGATCTGGTAATCTACCAGATGTATAAATAACTGGCTGGGactctcctcttcttcatcattttgtttctttttattcaagaaatATACAAAGCTTCGTACGTGTCTACTGGAACTCAGCACAGAACTGCTCATCTGAAGAGCTAATTTTGCTCATTGCATCTTCTTTTTGGAGATATTCGGTGTTCGCAGTATTCGGTTTTGTGAAAATTAAAATGGAATGGAACTATTGTACCATGTATATATCTGTTCTATAACACTTTTGTTGGTTTTGCAGCTCGAAGCTCTGCACTAGTTTGCTAgtcttaattattttctcaaggcTGTTGCCCCTGCATATACTCTAGATATTAAAGCTGCGTCCACAGCTCTCTGCTTGAGTGCATTGTTAACAAGGCAATGTGAACCCATTACAAGTGTCTCCCTTTATGTTATATTCCCAACTCATGCAATATAATGATCCTATCATTTTGAATCTGCTTTCATGCCAAGTCCTCTTctactagatttttttttttttccaccttGCGTGCCCTTAAACAATATCGCTCCCCACGAAATCAAGGATGTTGCATAATAGAGTATGATTTGAAGATTTTTCGGGAGAAGTCTGATTCTCATTTGGAGATGATTggctaaaatatataatttgtgAGAGCCGGTGAGTATTGAGGGTAAAGTACTTCGTACATATTGATCCTCGTCCTCTATAAGCAACAAAATATCTCTTTGTTCCAGCTATGTATATGCAAGTATTTGAGATATGAAATTAATgaaagccaaaatgaaaagtaaaaataaattgTAGGGTCAAGCGATGAAcctgtaaaaacaaaaatatttagCTAATTTGAAGATAAATTTTACTCCAACATAATATTTAGCAGCACAGGAAAGGAAAAAGTCCATTTTCCGCAAAGCCGACTGCTTTTCGCGTTGAGACAGAGAACAGAGTTGAATCAATAACTTCAATGAGAGCAATAGCGTTTTCACCCTCCCAACAATGGGactccaaaatccaaacccgtCTCCCAAATTCCTCACACACACCAATCCACACCAACCCAAATCTCCAATTCAAAACCACAAGACACCCACTTCCCTGCTTCTCCCTAGACTCATCAAAATCCCAAACCCCACTGACCCCAATCACCCCCACAACCCCACCCCTCGTGGTGGTGGGCTCAGCCAATGCAGACATCTATGTTGAGATTGAGAGACTCCCCAAGGAGGGTGAGACCATCTCAGCCAAAACAGGTCAGACCCTGGCTGGGGGCAAAGGTGCCAACCAGGCTGCCTGTGGTGGCAAGCTGGCTTACCCAACCTACTTTGTGGGCCAGGTGGGTCAGGATGCCCATGGCAAACTGGTCACTGAGGCCCTCAGGGGTCGTGGGGTCCACCTGGATCACCTGACTAGTGTGGCTGCTGCACCCACTGGGCATGCTGTGGTGATGTTGCAGAGTGATGGGCAGAACTCCATTATCATTGTGGGTGGCGCCAACATGAGGTGTTGGCCTGAGAGGCTGAGTGATGAGGATTTGAGGGTTGTGAGGAGTGCTGGGATTGTTTTGCTGCAGAGGGAGATTCCAGAAGTGGTCAACATTCAGGTTGCAAAGGTCAGAGCTTTGTGATTGAATGATACGCTTTCGGTTTTTATACGATATTGTTGTGTTGTGTTAGATTGGGAGTATATGATCTTACTGTGCCTTTTGTGTGTTACTTGCAAGATCATTTTTATTCCCTGAGGTGTTTGAACTTGAAGTATGTTTACTCTGGTCATGCTTGGTGGTTTTGTAGAGTTTGTGAGATCATGTAATTGTCGTGTGCGATTATGTTTTAGGGTATTAGAAAGCTTTTAGCTTGTGAAATCTGGCTAGGTGAAAGAAAGAGGGTTATTGGATTTCTACCTGGTTTGATGTCCATTGTCATTCGGTGTTGAGAATGTGCTAATGTGGTGGAGATATTGAAAGTCAAAATGTGGGAGTTGATATTAAtatgtttatgagttatgaATTTGTATGGGGATGCCATGTTCTGCTAACAGAAAAGAGACCTAACACAGATGAAACAGTACTAGCTCAACAGAATACTTGTTCTTTGGCAATCTATGTAACTTTATATTCTTCTCAGAATAAGAGGAATTTCTGTTTATCTTCTGAATGGCATTAGTCAAATCAACCAATTTATTGTTTGTCTCTATATACAATGAATAGTTCAGAATAGCTTTTTCAGACCAACAAGGTGAATAGAATAAATGAATTTCGGTCTTTTGGAGAGACTATGCACTTAAAATTTCTACTTGTAGCATATGTGCAAAAAATCTCACCAAATTTCTATCAAGTTGTTTTCTGATATTGAAACCCAATAGTGGTTAATCCAATGAGTTAATAATTGCTTCTTAGAATGTATAGGACAATTGCGATTTCTCCAGAGGATTAACTGATGACTGGTGCAAATATATTTTAGTCGTGAATTAAGGTCTATTTCCTTTAAACAGCACATAGTTGAATATGATTTACAATGAtagctttattgttttgtagTTGAATCTGAAGATGAAAAAAAGGGGAATATCAGTAGATGCTTTGGAATCAGATTTCCATTGACCCCAAAGAATAGCTGCAAAGAAAATCTACATATTACACCTATGATAAAAAAGTAATAGTCtgttgtatatatttttctcttACATTACTGTTCCTCTGTATCCTATTCGGCTCATAAGTATAttgatatttattttttcctcaTTTGTCTCTACATTATCTATGTAGTAACCTGATGTACTGCTTAACCAGTAGTTGAACTTTGGACTCTGAAGACTACCAAAATTCTTGGCATGCTTTGTACATCAGTTCTGTATGCGGGGCATATCTATAGCCCATATATTCTTTTGACAGTTAAACATTAAAAGATTAGTGTATGGGTTAGACTTGCATCATTGGGTGACCGGTTTGTGTCTCTTCAATTGTTATGTTCCATATGCTTTCCAGAGAATTCCTTTAGCTTATGACTGCAAAATGTGAAAACATGGCTAATCTGTGCATGGATGGGAGTTCTTTGTTGGTTTTAaggattgaaaattttcaagaaGTAATGCATTTGGATTTTGAATACTTGAGAAATGTCAAATTGACCCTTTAAATGAGTTAGATACAGAGTTTTCAATTTAAATCGAAATCTTTTAAATTTGCATATTGTAAATGCAACCTAATGGATTTGTTTGCTTTTCAGCAGTTTAGTTCCTTGAACACACTCTAGATAAATCACTTTGATGTTTCCTGCATTCCAGATTGTTTCCTAGAAAAATTTTGGGGTACCATGTCTTTGTGCTAGTTTCTGTATTGTACGGTTTTTAGTAAAGGTTGCAACTGGTGATGCCTAAGATAACCATCATCTTCATTATGTGTGACCTGAATTCTTGCATgaatgaaataagagaaataaGCCAAAACTCTGCCTACCTGCTTCCTCCCATTAGGTAAAGTTTTGACTTTATAAGTTTATAGTTGGATGGGTTTGCTGGTGTCACATCAATACCCTTGGTGATCTAACTGTTCCTTGTTTTCCTGATTTAGGCCAGTTGCTGCTTATGCAATATACTTTAGACAGTCAGTTTGCTTTTATGCATCAACAGTAACCATAAACATAAAGTGTCTTAATATTCATTGCCTATCTCTTACATACAGTTTATCCAGTCTGACATATCATTTTATCTTTAGGCTGCCAAGAGTGCAGGTGTACCAGTCATTTTGGATGCCGGAGGAATGGATACACCAATCTCCCAGGAGCTATTGAACTATGTTGATATTTTTAGCCCAAACGAAAGTGAACTTGGTCGTTTGACAGGAATGCCGACTGAAAGCTTTGAACAGATTAGTAATGCCGTTGTCAAATGCCATAAAATGGTGAGTTTTGCTAAATTAAAGCAGTCTTTGTAACTTGGGCTTCTTTGGCGTTTTCTATGAATTGAAGAATTTTCATTCTCTGATGATTTATTAAAACCATACTTCTTTTAAAATATATTGGTTAGCTGTTTACTTGTAAGTATATGTACAGTTTTATTCATGCTATGTAGATCTATGACAGAGAGGCACAATATCATGCAAATATTAGAATCTTCGCTGTTTATGAAATTCTTTAACAGTTCCTTTATCACCATCTTTATGACGGCTAGATGGCATTGATTTAGATGATTAGGGTCTGATTTCAGCCAAATGGGGTCATCAATCTCTAAgggttgcttttgtttttggatgGTCCACCAATACAAGTTTTAAGTTGACCCATGTAATGGTATTAACTGTGGGGGTTCTGATCAGTGAACTTTCAATGACACTTCTCtgcttttcttttatcaatCTGGACAGTTAGGAAAGTGTTTAGAActtacagatttttttttttcaactctgGTAACTCGGCAACTCTTCCCTGCTAAAGCACTGAACCAAGTTTGTCGTGAAAATGTGATATTATGACTATCATAATTCATGTCTTAAGTACCAGAAAAGGAATAACCCTTGCAGTTGAGGAGCTGTGATTCTAGCTAGTCGATACTCATTATGTCTACTTTCAGGGTGTTAAGCAAGTCCTAGTAAAACTTGGGGACAAAGGGTCTGCTCTATTTGTAGAAGGTGATGAACCAATTAAACAACCTGTCATATCTGCTGCGAAAGTACTTGATACTACTGGAGCCGGTGATACATTTACTGCCTCTTTTGCTGTTGCTTTTGTGGAGGGCAAGTCCATAAAGGAATGCCTGAGATTTGCAGGTGAGGGTGGCTGCACCTTATAAAATTTTCTTTATAATATTCTCTATAAAGGATTTCTTTAGCAAAAGATTTATGCGCCTACTTTTCACTTTTGTCAGCTGCGGCCGCTTCTCTTTGTGTTCAAGTGAAGGGAGCCATTCCTAGCATGCCCGAGAGGAAATCAGTTTTGAATCTTCTTCAATCTCTTTGAGGATAACATTGTATCTAAGAGTCGATAGGTTTTTAACATGCTTGTTCATATAATAAAATCCTTCTTTTACCTTCTATCGACTCAACGAAACTGTTATCTTGTTTCCATTTCCAACAGCAGATGTAACATTCCATGATATATGCATCTTTCGCACATAAATTGAATTTTAACGCAAAAACTCATGAAGCAACCAATTTGCTAGCATCTTCCCCTTCTATAGTTTCTCTATTATTAAACCTTTCAAGCTCACATGAGGAGTAAAATTCCTTATACAGACAAGTAGCTTGGAGGAGCATCGTGACATTCTTGATTCTCGATAAAAGAATTCTTGTGGAGAGGGGAAACTGTTGCAACAGTTTTACtccgtatttttttttttttaatggttaCTCCATATCTTTATTGGTCACACaatttggttttattttaaataaattttgaagaaaagacACTAAATTAGGGAAGTAATGAGTGTTAGTAATAACAAATAAaagggagaatatcacaaattgtttgacactttggttactcaactttaactctgttaGTCACTTTAgttactttgttaattttttttattaaaacaaaaa
It encodes:
- the LOC121049170 gene encoding wall-associated receptor kinase 1-like produces the protein MAFLHWRMQMMKLSLVILLAAVTTRAAADQALHGCAEKCGDITIPYPFGIGDGCYLRPEFNITCNGPTTPTSTNFANSTYTFPMAIANFSISEGELQVMQAVALDCYDNKGVKIANSTSTLELPPSYTISAKNKFFLVGCNNAAIYEGLLQFPDPDEGSDFQAAGFTVTLCVNELGKELHESCDGFGCAQTSILSGLQNITVSLDALDADNRTDSWSLKYLCSYAFIVDEGNFTFSPERSFQQLNTTRQQLPVLINWAIGGEPCEVAKKNHSTYACKENTTCVDRSTITNGTVGYLCHCLPGYHGNPYLGCQGNYAHLSESSV
- the LOC112167668 gene encoding ribokinase yields the protein MRAIAFSPSQQWDSKIQTRLPNSSHTPIHTNPNLQFKTTRHPLPCFSLDSSKSQTPLTPITPTTPPLVVVGSANADIYVEIERLPKEGETISAKTGQTLAGGKGANQAACGGKLAYPTYFVGQVGQDAHGKLVTEALRGRGVHLDHLTSVAAAPTGHAVVMLQSDGQNSIIIVGGANMRCWPERLSDEDLRVVRSAGIVLLQREIPEVVNIQVAKAAKSAGVPVILDAGGMDTPISQELLNYVDIFSPNESELGRLTGMPTESFEQISNAVVKCHKMGVKQVLVKLGDKGSALFVEGDEPIKQPVISAAKVLDTTGAGDTFTASFAVAFVEGKSIKECLRFAAAAASLCVQVKGAIPSMPERKSVLNLLQSL
- the LOC112202366 gene encoding wall-associated receptor kinase 5 codes for the protein MSWIYWKMNKRRLIKLKDKYFKENGGLTLQQRRLATHGGGVETTKIFTAEELKKATNNYNAGEILGEGGYGTVYKGILPDKRVVAIKKSKLGAPTQSDQFVNEVTILSQINHRNVVKLLGCCFETEVPLLVYEYITGGTLSEHVFKKRQRSVLSWELRLKIASETAGALAYLHSSTSTPIIHRDVKSTNILLDDNYTAKVSDFGASRFIPIDQTQVATLVQGTLGYLDPEYCHSNQLTEKSDVYSFGVVLAELLTTKVAVSFARPEEERNLASLFISSMEKECLNQILDAEILNERNMETIRQVANLAKRCLRIKGEERPLMKEVAMELEGMRIEAKHPWKCGSSCSEGTEYLLGSSNSKTNVADTKGEGVSSGTTSGYASMQIPMLMSHEHGR